In one window of Frigoriglobus tundricola DNA:
- a CDS encoding exosortase/archaeosortase family protein, translating to MGLPHNRWFNRAGNWLPIGLIALIMVWVYFPTLHGLWRVWETDPNYNQGFLIPVLALGLLVYRCRQEPPEPRPDPRGLGLLALATVMRGAAAYFYVTPLDHLSLLVALTGLGLTLGGRPWLRRAWPAIALLVFMFPVPASLGGSELAGRLQTLATVSSTFALETLGVTAARDGNVILLRTTELGVVEACSGLKMLMVFCALAAVTAFLVPAGWVRKVILVASAVPLALLCNVIRITITGAASEALETKTGYFLFHDFPGIMMVPLAFLMLGAEVFLLSKLFRIEAPANHEVTLRVLGAPRAAEPVSA from the coding sequence ATGGGTTTGCCACACAACCGCTGGTTCAACCGGGCCGGGAACTGGCTCCCGATCGGCCTCATCGCGCTCATTATGGTCTGGGTGTATTTTCCCACGCTCCACGGCCTCTGGCGGGTGTGGGAAACCGATCCGAACTACAACCAGGGCTTTCTCATCCCGGTACTCGCGCTCGGGCTCCTGGTCTACCGCTGCCGGCAGGAGCCGCCGGAGCCCCGGCCCGACCCGCGCGGCCTCGGGCTCCTGGCGCTGGCGACCGTGATGCGCGGAGCGGCGGCGTACTTCTACGTCACCCCGCTCGATCACCTGTCGCTGCTGGTCGCGCTCACGGGGCTCGGCCTGACGCTCGGCGGGCGCCCCTGGCTGCGCCGCGCCTGGCCGGCGATCGCGCTGCTCGTGTTCATGTTCCCCGTCCCCGCTTCGCTGGGCGGGTCGGAGCTGGCCGGCCGGCTCCAGACCCTCGCGACCGTGTCGAGCACGTTCGCGCTCGAGACGCTGGGCGTTACCGCCGCACGGGACGGGAACGTGATCCTGCTGAGGACCACCGAGCTGGGGGTCGTCGAAGCGTGCAGCGGGTTGAAGATGCTGATGGTGTTCTGTGCCCTCGCGGCGGTGACCGCCTTCCTCGTCCCGGCGGGGTGGGTCCGCAAGGTCATTCTCGTGGCGAGCGCCGTCCCGCTGGCGCTGCTGTGCAACGTGATCCGCATCACAATTACCGGGGCCGCCAGCGAGGCGCTGGAGACGAAAACGGGCTACTTCCTGTTTCACGACTTCCCCGGCATTATGATGGTGCCCCTCGCGTTCCTCATGCTGGGGGCCGAAGTGTTCCTGCTCTCGAAGCTGTTCCGGATCGAGGCCCCGGCCAACCACGAGGTCACGCTGCGGGTGCTCGGGGCGCCACGGGCCGCCGAGCCCGTTTCGGCGTGA
- a CDS encoding sugar transferase, which translates to MVVTVDYRTPDVQAAAVSAPALDVVRLFGAAGPTGRAADGGWTLRRAVRFQWKKYALLLSRSARVGSKRALDVTVALALLVALAPLFALVAVLIKATDGGSVLFWQTRVGKRGREFRFPKFRSMVPNAERLLASVLHQNHHQAGVTFKLKRDPRVTWIGRILRRTSVDELPQLWCVLTGQMTLVGPRPAVPREVAQYTLVERRRLGVTPGLTCIWQVSGRGDVPFHRQVEMDLDYIHRQSFLLDLKLLVLTVPAVLLGRGAY; encoded by the coding sequence ATGGTCGTTACAGTTGACTATAGAACGCCGGACGTGCAGGCGGCGGCAGTTTCGGCGCCGGCTCTCGACGTGGTGCGGCTGTTCGGGGCCGCCGGGCCGACCGGCCGGGCCGCCGACGGGGGCTGGACGCTCCGCCGGGCGGTCCGGTTCCAGTGGAAGAAGTACGCCCTGCTGCTGAGCCGGTCGGCGCGGGTGGGCTCCAAGCGGGCGCTCGACGTGACCGTCGCGCTCGCGCTGCTGGTCGCGCTCGCCCCGCTGTTCGCGCTCGTCGCGGTGTTGATCAAGGCGACCGACGGCGGGTCGGTCCTCTTCTGGCAGACGCGGGTCGGCAAGCGGGGCCGCGAGTTCCGGTTCCCGAAGTTCCGGTCGATGGTACCGAACGCGGAACGGCTGCTCGCGTCCGTCCTGCACCAGAACCACCACCAGGCCGGGGTCACGTTCAAGCTCAAACGGGACCCGCGGGTCACCTGGATCGGGCGCATCCTGCGGCGCACCAGCGTGGACGAGCTGCCGCAATTGTGGTGCGTGCTGACGGGGCAGATGACCCTGGTCGGCCCCCGCCCGGCGGTCCCCCGCGAGGTGGCCCAGTACACCCTGGTCGAGCGGCGGCGGCTCGGCGTCACCCCCGGGCTGACGTGCATCTGGCAGGTCAGCGGGCGCGGGGACGTCCCGTTCCACCGGCAGGTGGAGATGGACCTCGACTACATCCACCGCCAATCGTTCCTGCTCGATCTCAAGCTGCTGGTGCTCACGGTCCCGGCGGTGCTGCTCGGGCGCGGGGCGTACTGA
- a CDS encoding polysaccharide biosynthesis/export family protein, with translation MKNKRGAGTAVGRLFVVGALVLVVSAGCQSTPTPVNTDPAPVPRELQKVSHPRYVIEPPDILQLDLLNAVPKAPYKIRPLDVVGVSVSNALPASPVNGPFSVGPDGTIDLGAPYGTVSVTGLSLEQARLAVVKVMSREIKDPLATVSLVQARGTQQIRGLHIVRADGVVGLGSYGEVSVVGLTVAQAKEAFETHLSKYFQDPEVALDVVGYNSKVYYVVFEYGGAGQQVVRLPATGNETVLDGIAQVNGLPTVADPKRICLSRPGPEGCAPQMMPIDWRAIIQDGDTRTNYQILPGDRILVKAYPLVETDVRLARIISPIERMLGVTLLGSSTVNSIRTNGKTGTTSP, from the coding sequence ATGAAGAACAAAAGAGGAGCGGGAACCGCCGTCGGCAGGCTGTTCGTCGTTGGTGCGCTCGTGCTCGTGGTGAGCGCCGGCTGTCAATCGACCCCGACGCCGGTCAACACCGACCCCGCCCCGGTCCCACGGGAGCTTCAGAAAGTCAGTCACCCGCGCTATGTGATCGAACCGCCCGACATCCTCCAGCTCGACCTGCTCAACGCGGTGCCGAAGGCGCCGTACAAGATCCGCCCGCTCGACGTCGTCGGGGTGTCGGTCTCGAACGCCCTGCCCGCCAGTCCCGTCAACGGCCCGTTCAGTGTCGGCCCGGACGGGACCATCGATCTGGGTGCGCCCTACGGAACGGTCTCGGTCACCGGGCTGTCGCTCGAACAGGCACGGTTGGCCGTCGTCAAGGTGATGTCACGGGAAATCAAGGACCCGCTCGCGACGGTGTCGCTCGTTCAGGCCCGGGGCACCCAGCAGATCCGCGGGCTCCACATCGTGCGCGCGGACGGGGTGGTCGGGCTGGGGAGCTACGGCGAGGTCTCGGTGGTGGGGTTAACAGTCGCGCAGGCGAAGGAGGCCTTTGAGACGCACCTCTCCAAGTATTTCCAAGATCCCGAAGTCGCGCTCGACGTAGTCGGGTACAATTCCAAAGTCTACTACGTCGTATTCGAATACGGCGGGGCGGGCCAACAAGTGGTGCGCCTGCCCGCAACGGGTAACGAGACGGTGCTGGACGGGATCGCCCAGGTCAACGGCCTGCCGACCGTGGCCGATCCGAAGCGGATCTGCCTCTCGCGCCCCGGCCCCGAGGGGTGCGCTCCCCAAATGATGCCGATCGACTGGCGGGCAATCATCCAGGACGGCGACACGCGAACCAACTACCAGATACTCCCGGGTGACCGAATCCTCGTGAAGGCGTACCCGCTGGTCGAGACGGATGTGAGGCTGGCCCGGATCATTTCGCCGATCGAGCGCATGTTGGGCGTCACCCTGCTGGGCAGCTCGACTGTGAACAGCATCCGGACCAACGGGAAGACGGGCACGACGTCACCCTGA
- a CDS encoding peptide MFS transporter produces MRQEYWIMLVAWFFVFAWIPIVIATNRKVHPKVLFFLFMVELWERFSYYGMRAFLVLYLGAQLAAGGFAMDKGTRYAVYAAFGAMVYLTPLAGGFLADKVLGFRLSIIWGAVLMASGQFTLAAGQGNEYMLYLGLALLVTGNGFFKPNISSMIGKFYAQGDARRDQAFTIFYMGINIGAFISPLTCGAVAQIEGWSYGFLIAGTGMVTGLGIFLYTSHCGYLEDHADPPAVGVKAVAGLPVRPLVFAGTLLFVPVAAALIYKNSIVTYLLIALGSGAVAYMIALSFMYDKAERQRIWVLVILLFFTSVFWGFFELAGSALNVFTDENVDKTVFGNPIPASVFQAVNALFIVLLAPVFTLMWGIMARKNVEPNAPVKFAFGLMLLGVGFLILNLGRGAAVDGVMPLIFLILCYLFHTLGELALSPVGLSLVTKLAPARLVGFMMGFWFLSSAIGLQAGGWIAGESAAPQGRDAGRNDEQSARYL; encoded by the coding sequence ATGCGGCAAGAATATTGGATCATGCTGGTCGCCTGGTTTTTCGTGTTCGCCTGGATTCCGATCGTCATCGCGACCAACCGGAAGGTGCATCCGAAAGTTCTGTTCTTCCTCTTCATGGTCGAGCTCTGGGAGCGGTTCAGCTACTACGGGATGCGAGCGTTCCTGGTGCTCTACCTCGGCGCTCAGCTCGCGGCCGGCGGGTTCGCGATGGACAAGGGGACCCGGTACGCCGTGTACGCGGCGTTCGGGGCGATGGTGTATCTGACGCCCCTCGCCGGCGGGTTCCTCGCGGACAAGGTGCTGGGGTTCCGGCTCTCGATCATCTGGGGGGCGGTCCTGATGGCCAGCGGCCAGTTCACGCTGGCGGCCGGGCAGGGTAACGAATACATGCTGTACCTCGGCCTGGCGCTGCTGGTGACCGGGAACGGGTTCTTCAAACCGAACATCTCGAGCATGATCGGCAAGTTCTACGCCCAGGGCGACGCGCGGCGCGACCAGGCGTTCACCATCTTCTACATGGGCATCAACATCGGTGCGTTCATCAGCCCCCTGACGTGCGGGGCGGTGGCACAAATCGAGGGGTGGAGTTACGGGTTCCTGATCGCCGGAACCGGCATGGTGACCGGGCTGGGGATCTTCCTGTACACCTCGCACTGCGGCTACCTCGAAGACCACGCCGACCCGCCCGCTGTCGGGGTCAAGGCCGTAGCCGGCCTGCCGGTGCGTCCGCTCGTGTTCGCTGGCACCCTCCTGTTCGTCCCGGTTGCCGCCGCCCTCATCTACAAAAACAGCATCGTCACCTACCTGCTCATCGCCCTGGGCAGCGGGGCAGTCGCATATATGATAGCTTTATCGTTTATGTATGATAAAGCAGAGCGGCAGCGAATATGGGTTCTGGTCATCCTTCTGTTTTTTACGAGCGTGTTCTGGGGGTTCTTCGAGCTTGCCGGCAGCGCGCTGAACGTGTTCACGGACGAGAACGTGGACAAAACGGTCTTCGGCAACCCGATCCCGGCGAGCGTGTTCCAGGCCGTGAACGCGCTGTTCATTGTCCTGCTGGCACCAGTATTCACCCTGATGTGGGGAATCATGGCCCGCAAGAACGTCGAACCGAACGCACCAGTAAAATTCGCCTTCGGCCTGATGCTCCTCGGGGTCGGCTTCCTGATCCTGAACCTCGGCCGCGGGGCGGCAGTGGACGGGGTCATGCCACTGATTTTCCTCATCCTGTGCTACCTGTTTCACACGCTCGGCGAACTCGCACTGTCACCGGTCGGGTTGTCACTGGTGACCAAGTTGGCCCCCGCGCGACTGGTGGGGTTCATGATGGGCTTCTGGTTTTTGTCGTCGGCGATCGGGCTACAGGCCGGCGGGTGGATCGCCGGAGAATCCGCGGCCCCCCAAGGGCGCGACGCTGGAAGAAACGATGAACAAAGCGCTCGATACCTTTAA
- a CDS encoding SMP-30/gluconolactonase/LRE family protein, with product MFRPLAGLAALALAVAAPAEDPKLPMTIGSIDRKDPTFDALVPKDAKIEVLAGGFKWTEGPLWDKKGNALLFTDIPNNRIVRWSAKDGVSDFLKPSGYTGKEPFKGAEPGANGLAYDKDGALVLCQHGDRRIARLKADKTFETVVDKYMGKRFNSPNDLVFAKNGDLYFTDPPYGLPEQMKDPRKELDFQGVYKLSAKGELTLLTKELSRPNGIALSPDERTLYVANSDPEKAIWVAFPINADGTLGKGKLVHDATADVRASPNKGLPDGLKVDAKGNIFATAVNGVYVFAPDHTLLGRIVTNDKTANCGWGDDGTVLYLCTNDKLTRVKTSTKGLGW from the coding sequence ATGTTCCGTCCGCTCGCCGGGCTCGCGGCCCTCGCTCTCGCCGTCGCGGCGCCGGCCGAAGACCCCAAACTGCCGATGACCATCGGCTCCATCGACCGCAAGGACCCGACGTTCGACGCCCTCGTCCCCAAGGACGCCAAGATCGAGGTCCTGGCCGGCGGGTTCAAGTGGACCGAGGGGCCGCTCTGGGACAAGAAGGGCAACGCCCTCTTGTTCACCGACATCCCCAACAACCGCATCGTCCGCTGGTCCGCCAAGGACGGGGTGAGCGACTTTCTCAAGCCCAGCGGCTACACCGGTAAGGAGCCGTTCAAGGGGGCCGAGCCGGGCGCGAACGGGCTCGCCTACGACAAGGACGGCGCGCTGGTGCTGTGCCAGCACGGCGACCGCCGCATCGCCCGGCTCAAGGCCGATAAGACGTTCGAGACGGTGGTCGACAAGTACATGGGCAAGCGGTTCAACAGCCCCAACGATCTGGTGTTCGCGAAGAACGGCGACCTGTACTTCACCGACCCGCCCTACGGCCTGCCGGAGCAGATGAAAGACCCGCGGAAGGAGCTCGACTTCCAGGGCGTCTACAAGCTCTCCGCGAAGGGCGAACTCACGCTGCTCACGAAGGAACTGAGCCGGCCCAACGGGATCGCCCTGTCGCCGGACGAGCGCACCCTTTACGTTGCCAACTCCGATCCGGAAAAAGCCATCTGGGTGGCGTTCCCCATCAACGCCGACGGCACGCTCGGGAAGGGCAAACTCGTCCACGACGCGACGGCGGACGTGCGGGCCAGCCCGAACAAGGGGCTGCCCGACGGCCTGAAGGTGGACGCGAAGGGGAACATCTTCGCCACGGCCGTGAACGGCGTGTACGTGTTCGCCCCGGACCACACGCTCCTCGGCCGCATCGTCACCAACGACAAGACCGCCAACTGCGGCTGGGGCGACGACGGCACGGTCCTGTACCTCTGTACCAACGACAAGCTCACCCGCGTGAAAACCAGCACGAAGGGGTTGGGGTGGTGA
- a CDS encoding HEAT repeat domain-containing protein produces the protein MENLAAALAGPGGRGRRGNTYDLYFLWSLERVGVIYGVDKIGATDWYEYASDVLVGAQNPDGSWGGAGRGGYGPDIETSFALLVLGRSNLARDLSARVQKDLNNTELRAGTGGGAVAAKPKPAPAPAPVPVEPSTRPAPAVVAEALTKPVVPAKPGGTTPGGVAAELFRATGANWSPALQKVRDAKGMENTSALLAVIPLLDGDRKNAARDALAERLCRMSATTLRGMLKADDAELRRAAVLACAMKDDKEHVPDLIAVLEDKDETVVKAVRAGLKSLTAQDFVTAAEWRAWLAKEK, from the coding sequence ATGGAAAACCTGGCCGCCGCCCTGGCCGGGCCGGGCGGCCGGGGCCGGCGCGGCAACACCTACGATTTGTACTTCCTATGGTCGCTGGAACGTGTCGGTGTCATTTATGGTGTGGACAAGATCGGTGCCACCGACTGGTACGAGTACGCCTCCGATGTCCTCGTCGGCGCTCAGAACCCCGACGGCTCGTGGGGTGGTGCCGGCCGCGGCGGGTACGGGCCGGACATCGAAACCTCATTCGCGCTACTGGTATTGGGTCGATCGAACCTCGCCCGCGACCTCTCGGCAAGGGTCCAGAAGGATCTGAACAACACCGAACTTCGTGCCGGAACGGGCGGCGGGGCGGTGGCGGCAAAGCCGAAACCGGCTCCCGCGCCCGCACCGGTGCCGGTCGAACCGTCCACCAGGCCCGCGCCGGCGGTGGTCGCCGAAGCGCTGACGAAGCCGGTCGTTCCCGCGAAGCCGGGCGGGACGACGCCGGGCGGGGTCGCGGCGGAACTGTTCCGCGCCACCGGTGCGAACTGGTCCCCGGCGCTCCAGAAGGTGCGCGACGCGAAAGGAATGGAGAACACTAGCGCGCTGTTGGCCGTGATCCCGCTCCTCGACGGCGACCGCAAGAACGCGGCCCGCGACGCGCTGGCCGAGCGCCTGTGCCGGATGAGTGCCACCACGCTCCGCGGGATGCTCAAGGCCGACGACGCGGAGTTGCGCCGCGCGGCGGTCCTCGCCTGCGCGATGAAAGATGACAAGGAACACGTTCCGGATCTGATCGCCGTGTTGGAAGACAAAGATGAAACGGTCGTGAAGGCCGTGCGGGCGGGACTGAAGAGCCTGACCGCTCAGGACTTTGTCACCGCCGCCGAGTGGCGGGCGTGGCTGGCGAAGGAAAAATAA
- a CDS encoding VIT1/CCC1 transporter family protein: MRHPMNQLYTFFDRYLEPAERLNEVLFGLIMVLIITLGAGALVAKGEDETEDLLKSVIGCNVAWGVIQGWMFVIDAVFERGRRARLFDAVRHDPDAERARAAVREEIDPDLEPFTSDEARAALARDTVRTVKGTEIESTRTTRDDLWGAVAVFILVSATTIPAVVPFLLIDNVRLALRVSNGLLLILLFLTGFRWAALTNINRWRFGFSVMLGGVVMVAIAEVLGG; this comes from the coding sequence GTGCGACACCCGATGAACCAACTGTACACGTTTTTCGACCGCTATCTCGAACCGGCCGAGCGGCTGAACGAAGTGCTGTTCGGCCTGATCATGGTGCTCATCATCACCCTGGGCGCGGGCGCGCTCGTGGCCAAGGGTGAGGACGAGACGGAAGACCTGCTGAAGAGCGTCATCGGCTGCAACGTGGCATGGGGCGTCATTCAGGGGTGGATGTTTGTGATCGACGCCGTGTTCGAGCGGGGCCGGCGGGCGCGCCTGTTCGACGCGGTCCGGCACGACCCCGACGCGGAACGCGCGCGGGCCGCGGTGCGGGAGGAGATCGACCCCGACCTGGAACCGTTCACATCGGACGAGGCACGGGCGGCACTCGCCCGCGACACCGTCCGGACGGTGAAGGGGACCGAGATCGAAAGCACGCGCACCACCCGGGACGATTTGTGGGGCGCGGTCGCCGTGTTCATCTTGGTCTCCGCCACCACCATTCCCGCCGTCGTCCCGTTCCTCCTCATCGACAACGTGCGGCTCGCGCTGCGCGTGTCCAACGGCCTACTGCTAATCCTTCTCTTCCTCACCGGCTTCCGCTGGGCGGCGCTGACCAACATCAACCGGTGGCGGTTCGGGTTCTCGGTGATGCTCGGCGGAGTGGTGATGGTCGCCATCGCCGAGGTGCTGGGCGGGTAG
- a CDS encoding NADH-quinone oxidoreductase subunit N, with amino-acid sequence MFPTLAGLETLRSALDSDLLMFLPELAVCTGIVVLLLARLVPAFDRAHLGGAALVALVAALFAGGYQVAEPQWAGPYFGNMLTSDAWSGFVRIVVLAAALLTVLLTLLTGIPDAPDSADFYVLLLGGTLGMMLMTSASHLLMAFIAVEMASLPGYALAGFLKGKRTGSEAALKYVVYGAAASGVMLYGITLLAGTFGSGALHDVAAGVAARGLDLPVLAGLAFTFVGLGFKLAAVPFQFWCPDVFEGAAAEVAGFLSVASKAGAIGLTGRVLLSLHSAHEGSWAVPATVGVGVAVGSVLTVTLGNLAAFGQNNLKRLLAYSTIAHAGYMLMGLAVATKAGAAAVLFYLSAYVAMNLGAFGVVALVRNATGSEDLRAFRGLVQRNPLLAIAMTVFLGSLLGLPPVAGFAGKFQVFASVYGAARAATAGGPPGLGTVFYVLLGVGAVNTAASAYYYLKIVRAMLLEDPEGEPSPVRLAPAAGLFLFGLVAALFVAGVWWDPLAAETSRAASAFGVK; translated from the coding sequence ATGTTCCCCACGCTCGCCGGCCTCGAGACGCTCCGCTCCGCGCTCGACAGCGACCTGCTCATGTTCCTACCCGAACTGGCGGTCTGCACGGGTATCGTGGTGCTGCTGCTCGCGCGTCTCGTCCCGGCGTTCGACCGCGCGCACCTCGGCGGCGCGGCGCTCGTTGCGCTCGTCGCCGCGCTGTTCGCCGGCGGGTATCAGGTCGCCGAGCCGCAGTGGGCCGGGCCGTACTTCGGAAACATGCTCACCTCGGACGCCTGGAGCGGGTTCGTCCGCATCGTGGTGCTCGCGGCGGCACTGCTGACGGTGCTGCTCACACTCCTCACCGGAATTCCGGACGCCCCCGACTCCGCCGACTTCTACGTGCTGCTCCTCGGCGGGACGCTCGGCATGATGCTGATGACGTCCGCTTCACACCTCCTCATGGCGTTCATCGCGGTCGAAATGGCGAGCCTGCCCGGCTACGCCTTGGCCGGCTTCCTCAAGGGCAAGCGGACCGGCAGCGAGGCCGCGCTGAAATACGTCGTGTACGGGGCCGCCGCGAGCGGCGTCATGCTTTACGGCATCACGCTCCTGGCGGGGACGTTCGGGAGCGGCGCGCTGCACGACGTGGCCGCCGGAGTCGCGGCCCGCGGACTCGATCTGCCGGTCCTCGCGGGCCTGGCGTTCACGTTCGTGGGGCTGGGCTTCAAGCTCGCCGCGGTACCGTTCCAGTTCTGGTGCCCGGACGTGTTCGAAGGCGCCGCGGCCGAAGTCGCCGGGTTCCTGTCTGTGGCTTCAAAAGCCGGTGCCATCGGACTGACCGGCCGCGTGCTGTTATCGCTTCACTCCGCGCACGAGGGCTCGTGGGCGGTTCCCGCGACCGTGGGTGTGGGCGTCGCGGTGGGCTCCGTGCTCACGGTCACGCTCGGTAACCTCGCCGCGTTCGGACAGAACAATCTGAAGCGCCTGCTCGCTTACTCGACCATTGCGCACGCCGGGTACATGCTGATGGGCCTGGCCGTCGCCACGAAAGCCGGGGCCGCGGCCGTGCTGTTTTACCTCTCCGCCTACGTCGCCATGAACCTCGGTGCGTTCGGGGTGGTGGCTCTGGTGCGGAACGCAACCGGTTCGGAGGACCTCCGCGCCTTCCGCGGGCTGGTGCAGCGGAACCCACTGCTCGCGATCGCGATGACCGTGTTTCTGGGGAGCCTGTTGGGGCTGCCGCCCGTAGCCGGCTTTGCGGGGAAATTTCAGGTGTTCGCGTCCGTCTACGGCGCGGCGAGGGCCGCGACGGCTGGCGGCCCACCGGGTTTGGGAACTGTGTTTTACGTGCTGCTCGGAGTTGGTGCGGTGAACACGGCCGCGAGCGCCTACTACTACCTGAAGATCGTGCGGGCGATGCTGTTGGAAGACCCGGAGGGTGAACCGAGCCCCGTGCGGCTCGCGCCGGCGGCGGGGCTGTTCCTCTTCGGGCTCGTCGCGGCGCTATTTGTTGCGGGCGTATGGTGGGACCCGCTTGCGGCCGAAACGAGCCGGGCCGCCAGTGCCTTCGGCGTGAAGTGA
- a CDS encoding sugar phosphate isomerase/epimerase family protein, with protein MGFAQTVDAHGKPVHKSGKGSHHQIGLVRGQFGGVEFGKWVKFIADAGFDGWEEASWELDLRRCDTDAGAAEYAKERVALAKSHGLEIFTVATHLQGQVLGDEPSAKTLNFCSGKGQAKAAYKAWRAAGNNPPRTDPFFVPEEVGALIRKEAETDLFACARYAGALSKLQGRKVAMSGFVGSPAHCWSHWFLFPPLPSSIEGYDIPDVLKVSLELLVERFGPFWNECRKQGVTFDLECHPSERAMGDLESAGDYINHMNKAGFEGVVGFNLDGSHMEWQNVSVIQFIREFAPYIHCAHVKGVQVEREHCRGGRLGGHRSMGHWTNGWKFVTAGTARDANSLEEIFIELNRVGYEGAVSIEWEDNDADQFAGAKAALANCRRADLPPSGLKHDEALKG; from the coding sequence ATGGGTTTCGCGCAAACCGTTGACGCGCACGGCAAACCGGTACACAAGTCCGGTAAGGGCAGCCACCACCAGATCGGCCTGGTCCGCGGCCAGTTCGGCGGGGTGGAGTTCGGCAAGTGGGTCAAGTTCATCGCCGACGCCGGGTTCGACGGGTGGGAAGAGGCGTCCTGGGAACTCGACCTGCGGCGCTGCGACACCGACGCCGGCGCCGCCGAATATGCCAAGGAGCGCGTCGCGCTCGCCAAGTCGCACGGCCTCGAAATCTTCACCGTCGCCACGCACCTCCAGGGGCAGGTGCTGGGCGACGAGCCGTCGGCCAAGACGCTCAACTTCTGTTCCGGCAAGGGCCAAGCCAAGGCGGCCTACAAGGCCTGGCGCGCCGCCGGCAACAACCCGCCGCGCACCGACCCGTTCTTCGTGCCCGAGGAGGTCGGCGCGCTGATCCGCAAGGAAGCCGAAACCGACCTGTTCGCGTGCGCCCGGTACGCCGGGGCGCTATCGAAGCTCCAGGGCCGCAAGGTGGCGATGTCCGGGTTCGTCGGCAGCCCGGCGCACTGCTGGAGCCACTGGTTCTTGTTCCCGCCGCTGCCGAGTTCGATCGAGGGGTACGACATCCCGGACGTGCTGAAGGTGTCGCTGGAGCTGCTCGTCGAGCGGTTCGGGCCGTTCTGGAACGAGTGCCGCAAGCAGGGCGTGACCTTCGACCTGGAGTGCCACCCGAGCGAGCGGGCGATGGGCGACCTGGAGAGCGCCGGCGACTACATCAACCACATGAACAAGGCCGGGTTCGAGGGCGTGGTCGGGTTCAACCTGGACGGCTCGCACATGGAGTGGCAGAACGTTTCGGTGATCCAGTTCATCCGCGAGTTCGCCCCGTACATCCACTGCGCGCACGTGAAGGGCGTGCAGGTGGAGCGCGAGCACTGCCGCGGCGGGCGGCTCGGCGGCCACCGGAGCATGGGCCACTGGACGAACGGCTGGAAGTTCGTCACCGCCGGCACCGCCCGCGACGCGAACTCGCTCGAAGAGATCTTCATCGAACTGAACCGCGTCGGGTACGAGGGCGCGGTGTCGATCGAGTGGGAGGACAACGACGCGGACCAGTTCGCGGGGGCCAAGGCGGCCCTGGCAAACTGCCGCCGGGCCGACCTGCCGCCGTCGGGCCTCAAGCACGACGAAGCGCTCAAGGGCTAA